A genomic window from Synechococcus sp. CBW1107 includes:
- the purC gene encoding phosphoribosylaminoimidazolesuccinocarboxamide synthase: MTAYQLGPLLYEGKAKRVFRTDRPDLLAVEFKDEATAFNALKKAELAEKGALNCRISALLFEHLQRAGVPTHYLGMQGRHWMLVRPVRVIPLEVVIRNVAAGSLCKQMPIAPGTPLDPPLLDLYYKDDAYADPFLSEARLERLALVTSEERQELEALARRVNGLLLELFAGVGLKLVDFKLELGFTAEGQLVVADEISPDTCRLWDLDVDDDKDRILDKDRFRQDLGGVIEAYGEVLKRVQGVIQGPSLYG; the protein is encoded by the coding sequence ATGACCGCCTATCAGCTGGGCCCGCTTCTCTACGAAGGCAAGGCCAAGCGGGTTTTCCGGACCGACCGGCCAGATCTGCTGGCCGTGGAGTTCAAGGACGAGGCCACCGCCTTCAACGCCCTCAAGAAGGCCGAACTGGCGGAGAAGGGCGCCCTGAACTGCCGCATCTCTGCTCTGTTGTTCGAGCACCTCCAGCGCGCGGGGGTGCCCACCCACTACCTGGGGATGCAAGGCCGGCACTGGATGCTGGTGCGGCCGGTGCGGGTGATCCCGCTGGAGGTGGTGATCCGCAACGTGGCGGCCGGATCGCTGTGCAAGCAGATGCCGATCGCGCCGGGTACGCCGCTGGATCCGCCCCTGCTCGATCTGTATTACAAGGACGATGCCTACGCGGATCCATTCCTGAGCGAAGCCCGGCTGGAGCGGCTGGCCCTGGTGACCAGCGAAGAGCGCCAGGAGCTGGAAGCCCTCGCCCGCCGGGTGAACGGGCTGCTGCTGGAGCTGTTCGCCGGCGTCGGCCTGAAGCTGGTGGACTTCAAGCTCGAGCTGGGCTTCACGGCCGAGGGCCAGCTGGTGGTGGCCGATGAGATCAGTCCGGACACCTGCCGCCTCTGGGACCTCGATGTGGACGATGACAAGGATCGGATTCTTGACAAGGATCGGTTCCGCCAGGACCTGGGCGGGGTGATCGAGGCCTATGGGGAGGTCCTCAAACGGGTCCAAGGGGTGATCCAAGGTCCCAGCCTCTACGGGTAA
- a CDS encoding BamA/TamA family outer membrane protein: protein MPLTVWLGLPLLALLAVLSPPRAAAQSQQPAVEVAQAAEPVPATGSEPGTASEPGTAAPEAGEGTPEAGTPVPAPAETPATPPTGEPPSSASPESLAPAKPDEPRVLVSEVVVQGLEGHPERERLELAVYDAMVVRPGSRVTRSELQTDLSAIYASGWFSDVRIQPVDGPLGVQVVVIATANPVLQKVEFDAAKVKLPPTVLADTFAADYGRTLNLNTLQSRMQELQKWYSDQGYSLARVTGPNRVSPDGTVLLTVREGTVEGVEVQFLNKEGSATNDKGEPIRGKTKPWVVSREISIKPGETFNRRNLEEDIKRLYGTGLFGDIKVTLRPVPAKPGEVVIVLGIVEQSSGSLSGGLGYSQSQGVFGQIQLQDSNLLGRAWDLGVNFTYGQFGGLADISFTDPWIKGDAYRTAFRARLFLSRDVPQIFQSQNNGNINTVTDFYKAPGTSVAYNINNNNNPESKTFRSVSEAESQSPDNSWFDYEGNSVAIQRAGGNIQFVRPLNGGNPFKRALWSVVLGLSAQEVRPINFAGSSRPFGVSTNDFNGSDAPVDDVICIAFNCATTNQLVALRVAATRNTLNDPRNPTSGSFLSVGTEQYVSVGPDSPTFNRLRASYSYFIPVNWLKFYKGCRPKPGETPDCKQTLAFQFSAGTNIGDLPPYEAFCLGGSNSVRGYADCDMGVGRSFGEATIEYRFPLFSIVSGELFVDGGTTFGSQSGVPGSPGTLLDKPGSGFSVGTGLIVTTPVGPLRLEVASEGFTGDWRFNLGVGWKF, encoded by the coding sequence ATGCCCCTCACCGTCTGGCTGGGGCTGCCTCTGCTGGCTCTGCTGGCGGTTCTGAGTCCCCCGAGGGCCGCTGCCCAGAGCCAGCAACCGGCTGTTGAAGTGGCCCAGGCCGCTGAGCCAGTTCCCGCCACCGGTTCAGAGCCTGGAACTGCTTCAGAGCCGGGCACGGCCGCCCCGGAAGCCGGCGAAGGAACTCCTGAGGCCGGCACTCCCGTTCCTGCACCGGCTGAGACGCCGGCGACGCCTCCCACCGGCGAGCCCCCCAGCTCGGCTAGCCCCGAAAGCCTTGCGCCGGCCAAGCCGGATGAACCGCGGGTTCTGGTCAGTGAGGTGGTGGTTCAGGGCCTCGAGGGTCACCCCGAGCGGGAGCGCCTGGAGCTGGCCGTCTACGACGCCATGGTGGTCCGGCCCGGCAGCCGGGTGACGCGCAGCGAGTTGCAGACGGATCTCTCCGCCATCTATGCCAGCGGCTGGTTCTCGGATGTGCGCATCCAGCCGGTGGATGGTCCCCTCGGGGTGCAGGTGGTGGTCATCGCCACCGCCAACCCGGTGCTGCAGAAGGTTGAGTTCGACGCCGCCAAGGTCAAGCTTCCGCCCACGGTCCTGGCGGACACCTTCGCCGCGGATTACGGCAGGACCCTCAACCTCAACACCCTGCAATCGCGCATGCAGGAGCTGCAGAAGTGGTATTCCGATCAGGGCTACTCCCTGGCGCGGGTCACCGGTCCCAACCGGGTGAGTCCTGATGGCACGGTGCTGCTCACGGTTCGAGAGGGCACCGTCGAGGGGGTGGAGGTTCAGTTCCTCAACAAGGAAGGCTCGGCCACCAACGACAAGGGCGAGCCGATCCGTGGCAAGACCAAGCCATGGGTCGTGAGCCGCGAAATCTCGATCAAGCCTGGGGAGACCTTCAACCGCCGCAACCTCGAGGAGGACATCAAGCGCCTCTACGGCACCGGCCTGTTCGGTGACATCAAAGTGACCCTGCGGCCCGTGCCGGCCAAGCCCGGCGAAGTGGTGATCGTGCTGGGGATCGTCGAGCAGTCGTCGGGATCCCTCTCCGGCGGTCTCGGTTACAGCCAGAGCCAGGGTGTGTTCGGCCAGATTCAGCTGCAGGACAGCAATCTGCTCGGCCGGGCCTGGGACCTGGGGGTCAACTTCACCTATGGCCAGTTCGGAGGCCTCGCCGACATCTCCTTCACGGATCCCTGGATCAAAGGAGATGCGTACCGCACGGCCTTCCGCGCCCGACTGTTTCTCAGCCGCGACGTTCCCCAGATTTTCCAGAGTCAGAACAACGGCAACATCAATACGGTCACCGACTTCTACAAAGCGCCGGGTACCAGCGTTGCGTACAACATCAACAACAACAACAACCCTGAGAGCAAAACCTTCCGCTCGGTCTCCGAAGCCGAATCACAATCTCCCGACAACAGCTGGTTTGATTACGAAGGTAACTCCGTTGCCATTCAGCGCGCTGGCGGCAATATTCAGTTCGTGCGCCCTCTCAACGGCGGTAACCCCTTCAAGCGGGCGCTCTGGAGTGTGGTGCTCGGCCTCAGTGCCCAGGAAGTCAGGCCGATCAACTTCGCCGGCTCAAGCCGACCCTTCGGCGTCAGTACCAATGATTTCAACGGCTCGGATGCTCCAGTCGACGATGTGATCTGCATCGCCTTCAACTGCGCCACCACCAATCAGTTGGTGGCCCTGCGGGTGGCGGCCACCCGCAACACCCTCAACGATCCCCGCAATCCCACATCCGGCTCCTTCCTCAGCGTCGGGACGGAGCAGTACGTCTCTGTGGGGCCAGATTCGCCCACGTTCAACCGCCTGCGCGCCAGTTACAGCTACTTCATTCCAGTCAACTGGCTGAAGTTCTACAAGGGTTGCCGGCCGAAGCCCGGTGAAACTCCCGACTGCAAGCAGACCCTGGCGTTTCAGTTCTCGGCCGGCACCAACATCGGTGATCTGCCTCCCTACGAAGCCTTCTGCCTGGGAGGTTCCAACTCCGTGCGCGGCTATGCCGACTGCGACATGGGCGTGGGACGCAGCTTCGGGGAGGCCACGATCGAATACCGCTTCCCCCTGTTCAGCATCGTCAGCGGAGAGCTGTTTGTGGATGGCGGCACGACCTTCGGCAGCCAGTCGGGAGTGCCGGGAAGTCCGGGCACGCTGCTCGACAAGCCCGGCAGCGGCTTCTCGGTCGGCACCGGTCTGATCGTCACCACACCGGTTGGTCCGCTGCGTCTGGAGGTGGCCAGCGAGGGCTTCACCGGTGACTGGCGCTTCAACCTCGGTGTGGGCTGGAAGTTCTAG
- the lpxC gene encoding UDP-3-O-acyl-N-acetylglucosamine deacetylase, protein MTVWPEDYSQAWTLGTSVERTGVGLHSGTSCRVRLQPSERPGYSVGWLDAPALEAVALHPSQVSDTRLCTALRLDQRRLATVEHLLAALAGTGLSHVELLVEGEEIPLLDGSALPWVEAIAAAGLRHLGPREPLRPLDAPITLQQGQSFATALPSDTPRIGAAIEFSQPAIGRQVYSLELTPSSFVEQIAPARTFGFRDQIDQLRAAGLIRGGDLESALVCDGDHWLNPPLRFPQEPVRHKLLDLLGDLALAGLPQAQVFAFRGSHGLHTALAAALAAPSRST, encoded by the coding sequence GTGACCGTCTGGCCCGAGGACTACAGCCAGGCCTGGACCCTGGGGACGTCTGTCGAGCGCACAGGGGTCGGGCTGCACAGCGGCACCTCCTGTCGCGTCCGCCTGCAGCCCAGCGAACGACCCGGTTATTCGGTGGGCTGGCTGGACGCACCGGCACTGGAGGCGGTGGCCCTGCACCCGTCGCAGGTGAGCGACACCCGCCTGTGCACGGCCCTGCGGCTGGATCAGCGCCGGCTGGCCACGGTGGAGCATCTGCTGGCGGCCCTGGCCGGCACCGGCCTCTCCCATGTGGAGCTGCTGGTGGAGGGTGAGGAGATCCCCTTGCTCGACGGGTCTGCTCTGCCCTGGGTGGAGGCGATCGCCGCAGCGGGTCTGCGACACCTGGGTCCCCGGGAGCCTCTCCGGCCTCTGGACGCTCCGATCACCCTGCAGCAGGGCCAGAGCTTCGCCACGGCCCTTCCCAGTGACACGCCAAGGATCGGTGCCGCGATCGAATTCAGCCAGCCCGCCATCGGCCGCCAGGTCTACTCGCTTGAGCTCACCCCTTCCTCCTTCGTGGAGCAGATCGCGCCAGCCCGCACCTTCGGCTTCCGGGATCAGATCGATCAGCTCCGGGCCGCCGGCCTGATCCGGGGCGGAGATCTGGAGAGTGCCCTGGTCTGTGATGGGGATCACTGGCTCAATCCCCCCCTGCGGTTCCCCCAGGAACCGGTGCGCCATAAGCTCTTGGACCTGCTGGGGGACCTGGCGCTGGCGGGCTTGCCCCAGGCCCAGGTCTTCGCCTTCCGTGGATCCCACGGGCTGCACACTGCCCTGGCAGCGGCCCTGGCCGCTCCATCCCGCTCGACCTGA
- the fabZ gene encoding 3-hydroxyacyl-ACP dehydratase FabZ, with protein sequence MSVTPAGAPLLTSEQILNLLPHRYPFALVDRVIEYEPGKRAVALKNVTLNEPQFQGHFPGRPLMPGVLIVEAMAQVGGLIVTQMPELPKGLFVFAGIDGVRFRRPVVPGDQLRISCELLGLKRKRFGKVRAEVTVDGDLVCSGELMFSLVD encoded by the coding sequence TTGTCCGTTACTCCCGCTGGCGCTCCCCTGCTCACCTCCGAGCAGATCCTCAACCTCCTGCCCCACCGTTATCCCTTCGCGCTCGTGGACCGCGTGATCGAGTACGAACCAGGTAAGCGAGCTGTTGCCCTCAAGAACGTCACCCTCAACGAGCCCCAGTTCCAGGGTCATTTCCCTGGCCGCCCTCTGATGCCCGGTGTGCTGATCGTGGAGGCCATGGCCCAGGTGGGTGGTCTGATCGTCACTCAGATGCCGGAGTTGCCCAAGGGGTTGTTCGTGTTCGCCGGCATCGACGGGGTGCGCTTCCGCCGGCCGGTGGTGCCTGGTGATCAGTTGCGCATCAGCTGCGAACTGCTCGGTCTCAAACGCAAGCGCTTCGGCAAAGTGAGGGCTGAAGTCACTGTGGACGGAGACCTGGTCTGCTCCGGGGAACTCATGTTCTCCCTGGTTGACTGA
- the lpxA gene encoding acyl-ACP--UDP-N-acetylglucosamine O-acyltransferase, which translates to MTSTAVETTIHPTAVVDSRAQLGQGVQIGPFAVIGPDVQLGAGCQIGPHVVIDGRVTMGSGNRIFPGACIGLEPQDLKYGGAPTEVVMGDDNTIRECVTINRATADGEQTRLGSGNLLMAYSHVGHNCLLGDRIVVANSVAIAGHVVIGDRAVIGGVLGIHQFVHIGKLAMVGGMSRIDRDVPPFAIVEGHPGRLRGLNRIGLKRNGLVDREGGAELKQLLEVWNRLYRSHEVLAEALAHIRAETLLPASEELCSFLEASIAPGRRGPLPHQR; encoded by the coding sequence ATGACCAGCACAGCCGTGGAAACCACGATTCACCCCACCGCGGTGGTCGACAGCCGCGCTCAGCTCGGCCAGGGTGTTCAGATCGGTCCCTTCGCCGTGATCGGTCCTGACGTGCAGCTCGGCGCCGGCTGCCAGATCGGTCCCCATGTGGTGATCGATGGCCGCGTGACGATGGGCTCCGGTAACCGCATTTTCCCCGGCGCCTGCATCGGCCTTGAGCCCCAGGACCTCAAGTACGGCGGTGCCCCCACCGAGGTGGTGATGGGCGACGACAACACGATCCGCGAGTGCGTCACGATCAACCGGGCCACGGCCGACGGTGAGCAGACCCGCCTGGGCAGCGGCAATCTGCTGATGGCCTACAGCCATGTCGGCCACAACTGCCTGCTGGGCGACCGGATCGTGGTGGCCAACAGCGTGGCGATCGCCGGCCATGTGGTGATCGGCGACCGGGCGGTGATCGGCGGAGTGCTCGGCATCCACCAGTTCGTGCACATCGGCAAGCTGGCGATGGTGGGGGGCATGAGCCGCATCGACCGCGATGTTCCCCCGTTCGCGATCGTCGAGGGGCACCCAGGCCGCCTGCGCGGTCTCAACCGGATCGGGCTCAAGCGCAATGGCCTGGTCGACCGGGAGGGTGGAGCCGAGCTCAAGCAACTCCTGGAGGTGTGGAACCGTCTCTACCGCAGCCATGAGGTGCTGGCTGAAGCCCTCGCCCACATCCGAGCCGAAACCCTTCTGCCGGCCTCCGAAGAACTCTGCAGCTTCCTCGAGGCCTCGATCGCCCCAGGACGCCGTGGTCCCCTGCCCCACCAGCGCTGA